In the genome of Dyadobacter fermentans DSM 18053, the window AGATGAGGTCCGACTTAATGGAAAAAAGATCCGTTCTTTTTAATCAGGATGGAAAAGAATCGAAGCTCAGCGACGCGGAACTTGACAAGCAGTTAGCAGATTTTGAGCAGCAGATCAAAGCACAGGAACAGGTTATTTCCGACCTCAATAACCAGATTTCCAATACGACCAAGGAAGCATTCAAGGCCGACGTCCCCGAGCAAAAAATACAGAGGGAGATCGAGGAGGTGAATTTCAAGATCAGCGAACTTGGTAAGAATATAGGGTTGGAAACATTTAATTACCGGAAAATGCAGGGTATCGAAGAGCCTCCGCGCGCGCCACGCGTGGTCCGCGGATCGCGTTTACAGCGCGCAGGCACGCCACCCCCTCCCCCACCCGCTCCGGCGGCGGCACCGGCAAAAGTGGTCCCGGCAGTCCCGGCGAAACCCGCACCGGCACCCAAGCCTCCGCTTCCGCCCAAGAAAGATTAAGCAAAAAGGGCAGCGAACGACTCGCTGCCCTTTGCATTTAAATACACAAAATCGTCACTCAACCTCAATCACCACATCATCGCTCATCGGATGTGTAACGCAGGTGAGGATAAATCCTTCATTCACTTCCGCCTCCGAAAGTGCATCCTCCTCATCCATTTGCACTTTTCCGGATGTGCACCGGCCCATACAAGCCGTACACATACCCGCCTGGCACGAATACGGCAGGTCAATGTCCATATTTAATGCGGCTTCGAGCACTGTTTCGTGCGGCTTTACGGGTAGTTTATACTCCGTACCCTCGTAAAACAGCGTGATTTCGCGTGTTTTGGGCGAATCATCATCCTCTGCTTCGGGCTCCACGGTCACTTCGCCGGGCTTGGCGGAAGTTGCGGTAATGAAGCTCTCCTTCCGGATTTTGCTCTCTGGAACGGCGAGAATGGAAAGCGCGCGATGCGATTCTTCCATCATATCCTCGGGGCCGCAGAGGAAATATTCTGCTTCTTTGATGTTCAGCGTAGGGAGCTTTTCGATGATTTTAAGGACGTGGCTCTTGTTCAACCGGCCAGTTTCGCCTTCCCAGCCTTCACCGGGCTGGCTTAATGTGTGCACAACCGTGATCCGCCTGCCATACTTATTTTCCAGCGCCGCGATTTTGTCTTTAAAAATAATACTGTCTTCCCGTCGGCTTCCGTAAATCAGGAAAATTTCACTTTCCGGCTCCACCATCAAAACCGATTTCAGAATTGAAAACAATGGTGTAATGCCGCTTCCTGCACCGATAAACACCACCTGGCGCGTCTGGTCGTCGGCCTGTTTGGGGAAAAAATGGCCCATCGGCTCCAATGTTTCGAGCACGTCGCCTTCTTTCAGCGTATCGAGCAGAAGATTGGACGCATAGCCGCCCGGCACGCGCTTAATGGTAATAGCCAGCGAAACATCGGTATAAGGCGAGCTCGACATCGAATACGACCGCCGGATTTTTTTATCTTCGAAAGGCAGCAGCAATGTCAGGAACTGCCCCGGACGATACTGAACCACTTCGTTGATCGGGTGCCAGAAATGGATGGTCGCAGCCTCCTCCGTTTCTTTTTCTATCTCCTTTATTTTTAAAAAATAATATTTGCTCATTGTTGGCGGTCGGCCTTCGGCGTCAGCTTTTGGCTCGTTTACTTTAAATTTAATGGTGTGCGCTTCTTATTATCGACAACACAAAAGCCTCACAGGTAACACCCATGAGGCTTTTATGATTTCATTTTGATATTATTTCAAAGTCGCAACCGCTTCTTTGATACGCTTTACCGCTTCTTCCAAAGCTTCGTCGGCAGCGGCGGTTGAGATACGGATGCAGTTTGGCGCACCGAAACCTGAACCTGCTACGGTCGAAACGTAGGATTTGTTCAAAAGCCAGTTGGAAAAATCGTCGGAATCTTTGATAACAGTCTCGCCATCAGACTTTCCGAAGTAGTAGCTTACATCCGGGAATGCGTAAAATGCGCCTTGGGGTACATTCACTTTGAAGCCCTCGATGTCTTTCAGCAAACCTACCACGAGGTCACGACGGCGGTGGTATGCCTTCGCCATTTCGATAGAAGGCTCCTTCGGACCGTTGAATGCAGCCGTAGCCGCTTTTTGCGCGATAGAGTTGGTTCCCGAAGTAACCTGGCCTTGCAATTTCTCAACACCATCCGCGATCCATTTCGCGGCAGCGATGAACCCGATCCGCCAGCCTGTCATCGCATAACCTTTCGCCACACCGTTCACAGTGATCACGCGGTCTTTCAATGCAGGAATAGAACCGATGCTGAAATGGCCTTCCTCGGTAAAGTTGATATATTCGTAGATTTCGTCTGCCAGCACGTACACGCCTTCGTGTTTTTCGAGCACCGCAGCGATCTCTCTCAATTCTTTTTCTGAATAAACAGCGCCAGTCGGGTTGTTGGGCGAAGCGTACATTACCACTTTAGTACGTGGGGTAATGGCAGCTTCGAGCTGTGCCGCAGTTACTTTGAAATCATTTTCAAAAGCACCGTCGATGATCACCGATTTTCCTTCGGCCAGTTTCACCATTTCGGAGTAGCTCACCCAGTAAGGCGCGAAAATCACCACTTCGTCGCCGGGATTTACCAGAACCTGGATCACGTTCGCGAGTGAATGCTTGGCACCGGTTGAAACCACGATATTTTCGGGTTTCCAATCTATATTATTGTCGCGCTTTAACTTATCGGCAATGGCCTTTCGCAGATCAGGGTAACCTGCTACGGGTGAATAACCGTGAAAACCATCATCGATGGCTTTTTTAGCGGCCTCGCAAATGTGTGCGGGCGTCTTGAAGTCTGGCTCTCCAACGCTCAGACTGATCACTTTATGGCCTTGGGCGGCCAGTTCACGGGCCATTTTGGTCATCGCCAGCGTCGAAGATTCTTCGAGGGCGTTGATGCGGTCGGCCAACCGGGTTTGCTCTGCTACTGCGGACATTGCAACGTTTTAATTAAGTTAAAGAAGGTACTGCGAACTGTATCAACAAATTGCCCGCAAAGGTACGGGTTTTTTAACAGTTGCATTGTATTATGTCAAGAAAGATTTAATGGCCGCGTATCAATGAGCAGGCGGCAAACCCGAACTGCTTGAAATGGCGGCACATTCAGCGATATTTGTCTTATGGACACACCCATCACAATAGAAGAAATCACCTATCTGGCCAACGTGCCGGAACACCTGCACGCCGCATTCCTGCGGGTGGCAAATGGCCTGCATGAACGTGCGAAATACCCGAAAGAGAAGGTATTTCTGATGCTCGTCAAAATGCTGAACGACCCGAAAAAGTACGCCTATTCCAAAAATAAGCTCACTAATCTGGCCAAAACCGTCTATGACCTCAAAAAAGCCGGCACGGAAATTTCCCTGACCGACGACGGCAAGGAGCTTATCTATAATGAAGAGGCGGTACTCACTTTGGAAGAAAAAGAGCCTGCCCGAAAGAACACATTCAACCTCCGCGAGGACAAGCTGCATTACGCCGTTTTCGGCAAAGAGCAGATTGAGGAAGGTGCATTGGCGCAAATGGAAACCGCCGTTAGTTTACCCATATCGGTCGCTGGCGCATTAATGCCGGATGCCCACCAGGGCTACGGATTACCCATCGGCGGCGTGCTTGCCACGGAACCCGATAAGGTTATCCCCTACGCCGTGGGCGTCGACATTGCTTGCCGCATGTGTATGTCGGTCTTTGACATTCCTACCGATTACCTCAAACGCGAGCCGCATTTCCTGAAAAAGATCCTCACCGAAAACACCAAATTCGGCATGGGCGGCGAAACTGCGCGCAAGTACGACGAAAGTGTGATGGACCAACCCGAATGGCAAGCCACCAAAACGATCCGTTCGTTGAAAGACAAGGCCTACCGGCAGCTCGGCACTTCGGGAACCGGCAACCATTTTGTAGAATGGGGTATTGTAGAAGTATTTGAAAACGACCCGCTTTTGAATTTACCCAAAGGCGAATACCTGTCGCTTCTTTCGCATTCCGGCTCGCGCGGCTTCGGCGGAAGCGTGGCCAATTACTATTCCAAACTGGCTATGCAAAAGACGGTGCTTCCATGGCAAGCCGCGCATTTAGCATGGCTGGACTTAAACACCGAAGAAGGCCAGGAATACTGGATCGCGATGAACCTCGCCGGCGACTATGCCTCGGCCAACCACCACGAAATCCACAACAAAATGGCCAAATCACTGGGTGAGAAGCCATTAAAAATGATAGAAAACCACCACAACTTCGCCTGGAAAGAAACCCTCGCCGACGGCCGCGAAGTAATCGTTCATCGCAAAGGCGCCACGCCCGCCGGCTCCGACGAACTCGGTATTATTCCCGGCTCGATGAGTCAGCCGGGGTACGTCATCCGAGGCAAAGCTAATGCCGCTTCCATCAACTCCGCTTCCCACGGCGCCGGCCGCGTCATGTCGCGTACGAAGGCGCTTTCCACCACCACCCGGAGCCAGATGAATAAGATTTTGCAGGACAATGGCATTCAACTCATTGGCGGCGACCTCGACGAATCGCCGATGGTTTACAAGAATATTGAGGATGTGATTGCTGCGCAATCCGACCTGGTGCATGTGCTGGCGAAGTTCTCGCCTAAGATTGTGCGGATGGCGGATGCGAATCGGAAGGAGGGGCGGGAAGATTGAACTGACAAATTAATAACCGTTATGCGATTAAAATTAGGAGAGAAACTGATTGTGCATTTCCTGAAATTGAGTGAGTTAGTAGGAATTCAAACCATATTAACAATACACAATCGCGCGGCGAAGCGTCTAAGACGCTAACTTCCAAAACGTTCTGGCTATTGGACACTAAATCCTTCGTCTACTTCATATCCTACTTAATACATTGTTGCGTTTAACCCTCGCGAATGTCGACTCGTCTTCGAACTGCCCTAGATATGTGCCGTTATCGTCAAAATCAATGATCTCTCCGTTTTTAACAATTATGCTAATTAGATTGTCAGAGGCGGAATTAATTTTAATTTCGGCGTATCTTGCCGCCAGATTATCGCTATCGCAATGTATTTGAATCTCCATTTTCACGAGCTCACTTTTTTGATAGGCATCTTCTCGGTTTTCTATACCAAATTCCCTTAAGTGCGCTTGTAAGTGCGTCTCTCCGTTATTAGGGATGCAACCGTAATCTGCTACCTGAAAGGCAAAAAGGCATTCTTCCCAAAGCAGGTCTTTTATTAGGTCGAGCTGGTTAGTTTCAATTTTTAGGACATCCGTCAGCGTTTCGAACATTTTTTCAGAAATTTTGGGACGCTTTATATCGGAGGAGAAGAAAGTAAATAAGACTTCCCTTTCGAATAACTTTACGTATAGTCGACAGGTGCCGATTCCAATGTCATTCCAATTTATCAGGTTTATTAATTCGTTACTCGTCATCATAACATCAATTTAAATTACATTCACGCAAAACAGCAGGTTTCTCCCGTAATACTCAAATGTGTTTTTTTAACGGCATTGAATTGTTATCAAAGGGAAACGCGCCTGTGCTGTCGCTCGCTATGAAATCATGCAAACTGAGAGTTGTAACCCAGATTTTTCCACGCAACGACAACCAAATTTCATACCGCTTCGCCTTTACTTGGCCTTGACAGCTTTACAGCTTATTTTTTCTAGTTCGTTGTGTGGTTGCAATTAGGAGGGAAAATAAATATGCATCTTCCTGAAATTCAGTAGATTAATATATCTTTAAATCATATAACAATACACAATCGCGCGACGAATCGTCTAAGAACTAATTTCAAAAAATTTCTGGCTATTGCAGATCAGTTTTTCGAGACGATACGCATAGACTTAGCAAGTCATATTTGCTCGGAGCTTTGCTAGATTTAAAAGATTTGAACGTGGTTTGGGAATTCGTTTCTGATTAGAACCCATACTTTGAAAACGATTATACTGGAGCCGCTTCCCGAATCGTTGCACATTTACATTACGATTGTGACGAAGCAGTTGGCCTTGATATGATTTTCAAAAGCGGGTGGAGCAGGCCATCAATCATAAAAGAGGAATAAGGCCCGCGGACGGCTTGACATTGTCGTACTAATTGTGAATTGCCATAATCCAAACTTTAAATAATCAAGATGCCAACCATTCTACTTCAAACGCCAATAGAGGCTTCACCGGAAATATGTTACAAACTTTCCCTCAATGTTGACCTGCACAAGATCTCAGCAAGTAGAACCGGTGAACACATTGTTGCCGGCGTTGCCAGCGGTATCATGAAATTAGGCGATTCAGTTACATGGAGAGCCAAGCACTTTGGAATATGGCAGACGCTGACAACAAAAATAACATTTGCCGAACCCTATGTCCAGTTTGTGGATGAAATGACTCAAGGAGCTTTTAAGTCAATGAAACATGAGCATTTCTTTGAACCAACGGGCACCGGCACCGTCATGAAGGATGTCTTCCGGTTCCAATCTCCATTTGGCCTCGCCGGGAGATTTTTTAATCACCTCATTTTGGAAAATTATATGAGAGAATTTCTCATCGAGAGAAATCGGCAGATAAAAGAAATAGCAGAATCAAATTTGCGAAATCGCTTTCTATGATGAAATTGGTTAAAAAACCTAAAAATAGAAAATTAGGCACATCGTTGCCTGAGACATTTGCGGATAATCTCAGAGAGGTAATTTCCTGCCACCCATTCGCGGAGAATGAGGCTGATGGCGATTCAAGATTGAAGACCGCTCAACAGTACCTAAGAAGATCAAAGCCGACAAATTTCGATATAGATCCGCTGGACCCACATTGCCAATAACCTTAGTCAATTTCCAGTTGCGTCTTCACTTCTTCCAGACTATGCCAGGTTTTGGCTTCCGCTTTCACATTCAGAGCTGATAAAAAGTCCGAAAGGTCTTCAAAGCTGTCAAACTCGGAGAGCACCATCTGCAAGGCGTCGTATACTTCAATAGGCAAAACCGCGAATTTGGGTTTGCCGTCCTCTTCTATTATTTGTGCGTGCAGGTTCATTCCTCAATTTAAAACACCTCCCCCAAATTCACAAACAACCCCCGAGACCCGTCCATCCCAAACCCATAATCAATCGCGATATTAGCGCCGGACGTCTTATTTACCTTGATACGAATTCCCAATCCTCCTGCGGGAGCAATGCGCCGGAAGCTTTTGGAAGGCCAATCGGATACACTTTGCGCATTGGCAAAGAGTACGCCTCCGAAAAGACCGTTTTTAGTCAATGCGAAGCGATATTCCGTTTCAAAATAGAGCAGATTAGGACTGCGGAAACGGCCCTGAATGTAACCTCGACCAATACTGGTTGTCGGGTCCCAGCCCGTGGCGGGAAGGTCGAGGTAGGGTGGCTTGCCGATGGTGAGCCAGTTGTAGTTCCAGAATGCGAGGGTGTTCTGGCTTCCCTGAGGCAGGTTGAAATAGCGGCGTACGTCGATCACGACAGACTGCCAGGCATTGGTACTGCCTAGCCCTTTCATGTTTGGCCGCACCTGAACATTGCTGTAAAAGCCTTTCAAAGGATTGATGGAATTCGTCCGGCTGTCATAGGCGAGCGTAAAAAGCGGCCCGACTGACGACGACTTTGTCCCCAACCCATAATCTCTCACATCCTGGTTCAGTTTCTCTTCCTTGTCCGTTTGCATGATCTGCCACCTTTTGTCATAGGCAAACCCCAATCCCACGAAAAACGACTTGCCAATCCGCTTTAAAACCGTTTGATGCAATCGCAAATGCTTGTATTTCAAATTAGTAGCATCCCTGATTTTGGAATCCATACCCAGGCCGTAAGTATCCTGCGGATATTTGAAAAACCGCCAGTCGACGATGAAATTGTAGTTGTTATGGCGCGTCCAGATGTTGGCCTGGACGGGGATCGTCATTTGCTTGTATTCCGTATAAATGAAATTAGTGGTAATGCTGGAAATATTAGTTGTTTTCGGGCTGCTGGTGTAGAATGCGATGTTTGCATTGAGTGAACCTGTAAGGCCGGAAGATAACGTATAGCCGCCGGCAGGTACCAGCGAGAAAATCGGCTTGCCGGATTTGATCTTCGGAACACGCACAGAATCCGATTTGTCCTTCGATTTCCACTTCCTGAGCACGTCGATCAGGTCTTTTTGCATTACTTTTTGCGCAGAATCGGCCGTGGCGACGGTGTCCTGCACGGCCGCTTGCGGGAATGCTACATAACTACCGGCTTGCAAACCATTCACGGTCAGCATTGTTAGCACGGTCCCTATGTAGAAAAGTTTCATTAGCAGGTCGGGTTTGTTGAGTACATTCTTAGTAATATATATTAAAATAGTACCCGCCACAAAAAAAGCCACCGGCTTCTTGCGAAACCGATGGCTTTGTACCACTATTTGTGGTTATTATGCCAATGCAGCTTTCAAATTCTCGTCGATCGCTTCTAGGAACTCTTCTGTGTACAGGTAGTGATCACCATGTTTCACATCGTTTCCGTGCAGACCAACAGCCAAATCCTTGGTCATTTTTCCACTTTCCACAGTTTCGATACACACTTTTTCCAAAGCGTTAGCGAAATCGATCAACGGCTGGTTGTTGTCCAGCTTACCACGGAACGCCAGGCCGCGGGTCCATGCGAAGATGGAAGCGATTGGGTTAGTGGAAGTTGGCTTGCCTTTCTGGTGCTCGCGGTAGTGGCGGGTTACTGTTCCGTGTGCTGCCTCAGCTTCCATTACTTTGCCATCCGGCGTAACCAAAGTTGAAGTCATCAAACCCAGTGAACCGAAACCTTGCGCAACGGTATCCGACTGAACGTCACCGTCGTAGTTTTTACAAGCCCATACGAAGTTACCTTCCCATTTCAATGCGGAAGCCACCATGTCGTCGATCAGACGGTGCTCGTAATGTACTTTTCCTTTGTATTCGTTTTCGTACACTTCCTGGAAAATATCCTTGAAGCGGCCGTCGTATTTTTTAAGGATCGTGTTTTTGGTAGAAAGGTACAATGGCCATCCTTTGTCCAAAGCCACATTAAAGCATGAACGCGCGAAGCCGCGGATCGACTCGTCGATGTTGTACATACCCATCGCTACACCTGCACCTTTGAACTGGTACACTTCGTGCTCGATCACTTGTCCGTCTTCGCCTTCGAATTTGATCGTCAGTTTACCTTTTCCAGGTACCACGAAGTCGGTAGCGCGGTATTGGTCACCAAATGCGTGACGTCCTACGATAATTGGCGCTGTCCAGTTGGTAACTAGTCTCGGCACATTTTGCATTACGATCGGCTCACGGAACACAGTACCATCGAGGATGTTACGGATGGTTCCGTTTGGCGATTTCCACATTTGTTTCAGACCGAATTCTTCAACACGGGCTTCGTCAGGTGTGATGGTTGCACATTTGATACCCACGCCGTATTCTCTGATAGCGTTGGCAGCATCGATGGTCACCTGATCATTGGTCTCGTCGCGGTACTCGATACCCAAATCGTAGTATTTGATATCTACATCGATGTAAGGGAGGATCAGTTTTTCCTTGATAAACTTCCAGATGATGCGGGTCATTTCATCGCCATCCAGCTCTACGACGGGATTGTCAACTTTAATTTTGCTCATGTCTTAGATTCTATACAATAGTTAAAGATTTTGAAATCAGACCGTGAAAGTACGAACAATAGAATAAAAAGGCGAAATTTCCCGCGATTACATCCCCAAAAAGACGACACTACCCGATGAAAAAGGCGGCATTGCGCAAGGAGTTTTTACAAAAAAGAAAGGAGGCCGACGGGCAATGGCTGATCGAAAAAAATGCCCTCATTGCGCAGAATCTGGAAAAATACGTTCAGCAAAATCATTTCAAAACACTCCACACCTTCCTGCCGCAACTCGGCTCGCGCGAAATCGACACCTTTTTCATTATTGAGTCGTTCCGCATTGCATTTCCTGCCATGCGCATTGCAGCACCCTACATTGTTCCCGGCACGCGTGAAATGGAGCATTATTTGGTAACGCCTTCCACGCATTTGGTTTTAAATCAATGGAAAATTCCTGAACCTGACCCATTGACTGCTGAAAAAATACGACCCGAAGAAATCGACATTATACTGGTACCGCTTCTCGCGTTCGACCGCAAAGGTTACCGAGTCGGTTATGGCGGCGGCTATTACGACCGCTTTTTGCCTCAAACCCGCCCTGATTGCATCAAAATAGGCCTTTCCCTCTTTGAAGAAGTGGAGGCGATAGAAGATATCGATGGTTACGACATTCCGCTCGACGCGTGCATCACACCAGGAAGATTGTATGATTTCAAAAATCTGAAAGCCTATTAAACAACTCTGAAATGTCGGATTTATCTTCCTTCCTGAATTTTAATGCATTAATGGTTGATTTTCCGGTATCATTCTAAAAAACTGCGTAAATTTGCGGCACTTTTTGCGAGGCGGCGCAAGTCGTTTGCAGGGAGTAAATCATATTCTATCCATTTTTAATCTTAATGCAAGAATGAAAATCGCAGTAGTAGGCGCTACCGGTTTGGTGGGCGGCGAAATCCTCAAAGTGCTCGAAGAGCGTAATTTCCCGGTGACGGAGCTATTGGCCGTCGCATCTGAAAGGTCTGTTGGTAAGGAAGTTACATTCAAGGGTAAACAGATAAAGGTGATCGGCTTCGAGGATGCGATTGCTGCCAAACCGGAGATCGCGATCTTCTCGGCCGGCGGTAGCACTTCATTGGCGCTCGCACCGAAATTCGCGGAAGCAGGCATCACAGTGGTGGATAACTCATCGGCATGGCGTATGGACCCGACCAAAAAACTGGTTGTTCCGGAAATCAATGCAGTAGAGTTGACGAAAGAAGACAAGATCATCGCAAACCCGAACTGCTCGACCATTCAAATGGTGGTGGTTCTGAATCCTTTGCACAAAAAATATAAAATTAAGCGTGTGGTTGTTTCCACTTACCAATCGGTAACAGGAACAGGCAAAGCAGCCGTGGATCAATTGTTCTCCGAGCGCGCTGGCGACCACAGCAAAGACAAAGTGTACCCGCACCAGATCGACCTGAACGTGCTTCCGCACATCGATATGTTCCTCGACAATGGTTATACCAAAGAGGAAATGAAGATGACTAACGAAACGAAGAAGATCATGAGCGACGACAGCATTGCGGTAACCGCAACGACTGTGCGTATCCCAACGATCGGTGGTCACTCTGAGGCAGTTAACATCGAATTTGAAAACGAATTCGATCTGGAAGAAGTTCGTCAGATCCTGAGCGAAACCGAAGGCGTAATCGTACAGGACGACCCGAAAAATGCATTGTACCCAATGCCATTAACGGCGCACGGCAAAGACGAAACTTTCGTAGGCCGCATCCGCCGCGACGAGTCTCAGCCTAAAACGCTGAACTTGTGGATCGTAGCGGATAACCTGCGTAAAGGCGCTGCTACTAATGCCGTTCAAATCGCTGAATTCCTTGCGAAACACGATTTAGTTGGTGTAGCTGCGGAAGCGTAGTTAAGAGTTATATATGAATGAAAAGAGCCGCGATCATGCGGCTCTTTCCATTCATATATTAGTCTATATTATCTGTCAACCTCTCCCATTACAACATCGATCGAGCCGATTACAGCGACTAAATCGGCCAGCAATGCGCCTTTTGAGATTTCACCAATTACCGAAAGGTTATTGAATGAACAAGCCCGCGCCTTGCAGCGAACAGGAATATCAGCGCGGCCGTCGGTGCGGAAATAGAAGCCCAGCTCCCCTTTCGGGCTCTCGCCGCGGACGTAGAAATCCATCGCTTTCGGCCTTATTTTCTTCGGAACCAACGCTTGCGGGTCAAAATCGCGGGTTCTTCTGTGATCTCCCTGCAACTGCACCAGGCTTTGCTCGATGATTTTCACCGATTCCCAGCATTCGACCACGCGCACCCAGGTGCGGTCCCAGCAATCCCCCACTTTGCCCAGTTTTCCTTCGCCGATCGGTATTTCAAAATCCAGCTCGGGGTAAACGGAATAGCCGTCCACTTTTCTTAAATCATATCTCAAACCCGAACCGCGGAGCATTGGACCGGTACAGCCATAGTTAATGGCGACGTCCAAAGGCAGCACGCCTACATTCGCGGTTCTTTGAATAAATATCTTATTATCCACCACAAGCTGCTGCAATTCGATCAGCTTCGGTTTCAGATATTTAATAAACTCCGCACAACGTTCTTCGAAACCGACCGGCAGATCATAGAACAAGCCACCTATCCAGATATAATTGTACAGCATCCGCGCGCCGCACGTCCATTCGAGCAGGCGCAGGATTTGCTCACGGTCGCGCATCATCCACAGGAACGGCGTGTACGCGCCAATGTCCATCGCGTACGTACCGAGCGCGACAAAGTGTGAGGCCAGCCGGTTAAGCTCGGCCACCACCACGCGGATGTACTCCACGCGCTTCGGAATATCGTTTTCAATGCCCAGCATGCGCTCCACGCCCATCACATAAGCATGTTCCGAGTTCATGGCCGCCACGTAATCCATCCGATCCACGTAAGGGATAATCTGGTTGAATGGCAGCGATTCCGCGTGCTTTTCGAAACAGCGGTGCAGGTATCCCAAATGCGGCACGACGTCTATCACCACCTCACCGTCCGTCACCACTTCGAGGCGAAGTACGCCGTGCGTCGACGGGTGCTGCGGGCCCATATTGAGCACCATTTCCTCTGTACGAAGGCTTTCGGAGTTGTATTTGGTGGGTGCCGACGCGATGAAATGCTCGGGCTTGTATTCGTATTGAATGGCGTTGCTCATAACTAAAACCGGACTAGCTTCTGATCGTGTACTTCCACACGCAACGGACCGATCGGCCGGCCTTCATTGTGCAGACGATCCACCGCTGTAACATAATAAACATATCTTTTGCCCGATTCGGCTGTCATGTCCACGAATTTTTCACCCTCGTGGCACATTCCGAGGATGCGGCGCGGGTCGTGGGCGCTCGCCTTTTCCTCCGGCGGGAAGCGGTAAATGACGTAATACCAGGCCTTATCGCCGTCCG includes:
- a CDS encoding ferredoxin--NADP reductase, with the translated sequence MSKYYFLKIKEIEKETEEAATIHFWHPINEVVQYRPGQFLTLLLPFEDKKIRRSYSMSSSPYTDVSLAITIKRVPGGYASNLLLDTLKEGDVLETLEPMGHFFPKQADDQTRQVVFIGAGSGITPLFSILKSVLMVEPESEIFLIYGSRREDSIIFKDKIAALENKYGRRITVVHTLSQPGEGWEGETGRLNKSHVLKIIEKLPTLNIKEAEYFLCGPEDMMEESHRALSILAVPESKIRKESFITATSAKPGEVTVEPEAEDDDSPKTREITLFYEGTEYKLPVKPHETVLEAALNMDIDLPYSCQAGMCTACMGRCTSGKVQMDEEDALSEAEVNEGFILTCVTHPMSDDVVIEVE
- a CDS encoding BamA/TamA family outer membrane protein, with the translated sequence MKLFYIGTVLTMLTVNGLQAGSYVAFPQAAVQDTVATADSAQKVMQKDLIDVLRKWKSKDKSDSVRVPKIKSGKPIFSLVPAGGYTLSSGLTGSLNANIAFYTSSPKTTNISSITTNFIYTEYKQMTIPVQANIWTRHNNYNFIVDWRFFKYPQDTYGLGMDSKIRDATNLKYKHLRLHQTVLKRIGKSFFVGLGFAYDKRWQIMQTDKEEKLNQDVRDYGLGTKSSSVGPLFTLAYDSRTNSINPLKGFYSNVQVRPNMKGLGSTNAWQSVVIDVRRYFNLPQGSQNTLAFWNYNWLTIGKPPYLDLPATGWDPTTSIGRGYIQGRFRSPNLLYFETEYRFALTKNGLFGGVLFANAQSVSDWPSKSFRRIAPAGGLGIRIKVNKTSGANIAIDYGFGMDGSRGLFVNLGEVF
- a CDS encoding pyridoxal phosphate-dependent aminotransferase, which codes for MSAVAEQTRLADRINALEESSTLAMTKMARELAAQGHKVISLSVGEPDFKTPAHICEAAKKAIDDGFHGYSPVAGYPDLRKAIADKLKRDNNIDWKPENIVVSTGAKHSLANVIQVLVNPGDEVVIFAPYWVSYSEMVKLAEGKSVIIDGAFENDFKVTAAQLEAAITPRTKVVMYASPNNPTGAVYSEKELREIAAVLEKHEGVYVLADEIYEYINFTEEGHFSIGSIPALKDRVITVNGVAKGYAMTGWRIGFIAAAKWIADGVEKLQGQVTSGTNSIAQKAATAAFNGPKEPSIEMAKAYHRRRDLVVGLLKDIEGFKVNVPQGAFYAFPDVSYYFGKSDGETVIKDSDDFSNWLLNKSYVSTVAGSGFGAPNCIRISTAAADEALEEAVKRIKEAVATLK
- a CDS encoding SRPBCC family protein, which translates into the protein MPTILLQTPIEASPEICYKLSLNVDLHKISASRTGEHIVAGVASGIMKLGDSVTWRAKHFGIWQTLTTKITFAEPYVQFVDEMTQGAFKSMKHEHFFEPTGTGTVMKDVFRFQSPFGLAGRFFNHLILENYMREFLIERNRQIKEIAESNLRNRFL
- a CDS encoding 5-formyltetrahydrofolate cyclo-ligase, whose translation is MKKAALRKEFLQKRKEADGQWLIEKNALIAQNLEKYVQQNHFKTLHTFLPQLGSREIDTFFIIESFRIAFPAMRIAAPYIVPGTREMEHYLVTPSTHLVLNQWKIPEPDPLTAEKIRPEEIDIILVPLLAFDRKGYRVGYGGGYYDRFLPQTRPDCIKIGLSLFEEVEAIEDIDGYDIPLDACITPGRLYDFKNLKAY
- a CDS encoding NADP-dependent isocitrate dehydrogenase codes for the protein MSKIKVDNPVVELDGDEMTRIIWKFIKEKLILPYIDVDIKYYDLGIEYRDETNDQVTIDAANAIREYGVGIKCATITPDEARVEEFGLKQMWKSPNGTIRNILDGTVFREPIVMQNVPRLVTNWTAPIIVGRHAFGDQYRATDFVVPGKGKLTIKFEGEDGQVIEHEVYQFKGAGVAMGMYNIDESIRGFARSCFNVALDKGWPLYLSTKNTILKKYDGRFKDIFQEVYENEYKGKVHYEHRLIDDMVASALKWEGNFVWACKNYDGDVQSDTVAQGFGSLGLMTSTLVTPDGKVMEAEAAHGTVTRHYREHQKGKPTSTNPIASIFAWTRGLAFRGKLDNNQPLIDFANALEKVCIETVESGKMTKDLAVGLHGNDVKHGDHYLYTEEFLEAIDENLKAALA
- a CDS encoding RtcB family protein, which codes for MDTPITIEEITYLANVPEHLHAAFLRVANGLHERAKYPKEKVFLMLVKMLNDPKKYAYSKNKLTNLAKTVYDLKKAGTEISLTDDGKELIYNEEAVLTLEEKEPARKNTFNLREDKLHYAVFGKEQIEEGALAQMETAVSLPISVAGALMPDAHQGYGLPIGGVLATEPDKVIPYAVGVDIACRMCMSVFDIPTDYLKREPHFLKKILTENTKFGMGGETARKYDESVMDQPEWQATKTIRSLKDKAYRQLGTSGTGNHFVEWGIVEVFENDPLLNLPKGEYLSLLSHSGSRGFGGSVANYYSKLAMQKTVLPWQAAHLAWLDLNTEEGQEYWIAMNLAGDYASANHHEIHNKMAKSLGEKPLKMIENHHNFAWKETLADGREVIVHRKGATPAGSDELGIIPGSMSQPGYVIRGKANAASINSASHGAGRVMSRTKALSTTTRSQMNKILQDNGIQLIGGDLDESPMVYKNIEDVIAAQSDLVHVLAKFSPKIVRMADANRKEGRED